The sequence below is a genomic window from Candidatus Margulisiibacteriota bacterium.
GCCGCAGGATATTCATGATAATCGACTTATTTAATAACTTAAATATATATTTAAAGCTAAATCCCCGCCTCGAGCAAGCGTTTAAATACCTGCAGACGAACGATCTTTCCCGTCTTCCGCTGGGACGTTTCGAGATTGATGGTGATGATCTCTATGGCACAATAAATGAATATGAAACTATACCTAGGGGAAAAGCGCTCTGGGAAGCTCACCGGAGATATTTTGACGTGCAACTCGTCATCCGGGGAGAGGAGATGATAGGTTACGCGCCGCTTAGTTCTCTAAGGGTGACTTCTGAATATAAGTACAAAGAAGACTACGTACTTCTGGATGGCGAGGGGAGCTACTTCACGATCAAACCGGGAATGTTCGTCGTTTTCGGTCCCGGAGATGCTCACCGGCCAGGTATTGCCTTGGAAGCCCCGAATCGCGTTAAAAAGGCTGTTTTAAAAGTGCTCGATCCTTCACTATCCAAAGGTATTTAAAAAATGCGCATTTTGATCCTCTCCGAAGCCTTCCCGCCGGAAACCAAATCCGCTTCGACCCTTTTCTTTGAATTGGCGGAGTCGCTCGTGAAAAGGGGGCATCAAGTCTCGGTCATCACCCGGATGCCGCGCTATAACGTGGCCGACGGGACAGATCTGGCCAATATTCCGGCGCAAGAAACGATGTCGGGGGTAAAAGTTCGGCGGTTTAAAACGCCTCCTTTGGCGCGCACTATCCCTATTATCAGAGGATTTGAACATTTTATCCTTGGTTTGATCTTTTTCTGGGGCGGTCTTTTCCTGGAACGGCCTGATGTTATTCTGGTCTATTCGCCCCCTTTGCCGCTTGGCCTTACCGGCTTCTGGCTGGGTAAGCTCAAACCTTGTCCGGTCGTCGTCAATATCCAAGACCTCTATCCGCAGACGGTGATCGACCTTGGCCTGTTAAAGAACAAGTTCCTGATCGCCGTATCGCGTTGGATGGAGCGGTTTATTTACCGGCGGTCTGATGCCATTACTGTTCATTCCACCGGTAATCAGGAATATGTCCGCTCTTACGGGGCTAAAGATAATCCGGTCGAAGTGGTCCACAACTGGGTCGATATAGACGGGATCAAACCGGCCGGAAAAGAGAATGATTTTTACCGTAAATTCGAGCTTAAAGGGAAATTCGTCGTCTCTTTTGCCGGAGTGATGGGATTTGCGCAAGGGCTGGAGGTCGTCATCGGCGCCGCGGAGAGATTAAAAGAGAACAAGGATATCCAATTTGTTCTCGTTGGTGACGGGGTCAAGAAGCCGGAGTTAGAAACGATGGCCAAAGAAAAAAAACTGACCAACGTCCTTTTTGTCCCGACCCAGCCGTTAAGCATTTATCCCCAGATTCTGCATGCTTCAGACGTCTGTCTGGTCACCTTAAGGAAAGACCTGGCTACTCCGGTCGTCCCGGGCAAGATGCTAAGCATTATGGCTGCCGGCAAACCGGTGGTAGCGAGCCTGGCGCTGGCCGGGGATGCCCCCAAGATCCTGGCAGAATTCAATTGCGGCCTGGCGGTTGAGCCAGATAACCCGGCCGAGCTTGCCGCCGCTATCAGAAAATTGTATAATGACTCGTCATTGCGCGAGACCATGGGCCGGAACGGCCGCCTCGGAGCGGAAGCGGCCTTTTCCCGGGAGAAATGCGTGGTCCGATACGAAACGATCTTCAAAGAAGTTCTTTCAAGG
It includes:
- a CDS encoding YhcH/YjgK/YiaL family protein, whose amino-acid sequence is MIIDLFNNLNIYLKLNPRLEQAFKYLQTNDLSRLPLGRFEIDGDDLYGTINEYETIPRGKALWEAHRRYFDVQLVIRGEEMIGYAPLSSLRVTSEYKYKEDYVLLDGEGSYFTIKPGMFVVFGPGDAHRPGIALEAPNRVKKAVLKVLDPSLSKGI
- a CDS encoding glycosyltransferase family 4 protein, translating into MRILILSEAFPPETKSASTLFFELAESLVKRGHQVSVITRMPRYNVADGTDLANIPAQETMSGVKVRRFKTPPLARTIPIIRGFEHFILGLIFFWGGLFLERPDVILVYSPPLPLGLTGFWLGKLKPCPVVVNIQDLYPQTVIDLGLLKNKFLIAVSRWMERFIYRRSDAITVHSTGNQEYVRSYGAKDNPVEVVHNWVDIDGIKPAGKENDFYRKFELKGKFVVSFAGVMGFAQGLEVVIGAAERLKENKDIQFVLVGDGVKKPELETMAKEKKLTNVLFVPTQPLSIYPQILHASDVCLVTLRKDLATPVVPGKMLSIMAAGKPVVASLALAGDAPKILAEFNCGLAVEPDNPAELAAAIRKLYNDSSLRETMGRNGRLGAEAAFSREKCVVRYETIFKEVLSRRK